The Clostridia bacterium genome window below encodes:
- a CDS encoding ECF transporter S component, translated as MNKQSQRIKNLVLLAILAALIVGLQFIGGINIGPVSITLTLVPIVAGAIVLGPAYGAVLGLIFGLIVSIFSVTGRDPGGQMVFAFAPVLSWFFCLFRGAVTGFLPAVVYRALKGKKIAPYLASMVAPVANTGIFIIGMLLFYRPLLEEWGGGQNAIVFAIVGLAGINFLIEFAVAVIFAPAVALVVKNVAKV; from the coding sequence ATGAACAAGCAATCCCAAAGAATCAAAAACCTCGTCCTGCTGGCGATACTCGCCGCACTCATCGTCGGCCTGCAGTTCATCGGCGGGATAAACATCGGCCCGGTATCGATAACGCTGACGCTCGTTCCGATAGTCGCCGGAGCGATAGTGCTCGGCCCCGCTTACGGAGCGGTGCTCGGCCTCATTTTCGGGCTGATCGTATCGATATTCTCGGTGACCGGACGCGATCCGGGCGGACAAATGGTATTCGCTTTCGCCCCCGTGCTCTCGTGGTTCTTCTGCCTTTTCAGAGGCGCCGTGACCGGATTCCTGCCCGCGGTGGTCTACCGCGCGCTCAAGGGCAAAAAAATCGCGCCGTATCTGGCGTCGATGGTCGCGCCCGTGGCGAACACGGGCATATTCATCATCGGTATGCTGCTCTTTTACCGCCCGCTGCTTGAAGAATGGGGCGGCGGACAGAACGCGATCGTCTTCGCCATCGTCGGACTCGCCGGAATAAACTTCCTGATAGAATTCGCCGTCGCGGTGATATTCGC